The Lates calcarifer isolate ASB-BC8 linkage group LG6, TLL_Latcal_v3, whole genome shotgun sequence genome includes a region encoding these proteins:
- the renbp gene encoding N-acylglucosamine 2-epimerase has product MSVVRLEESRERIRTELDNTVNFWLKYSHDTVHGGFFTCIGRDGKVYDELKYVWLQGRQVWMYCRLYRTMDRFRKPEILEAAKAGGAFLRKFARVSGSSGQWKCAFCLTRDGKAVKIQRTIFSECFYIMAMDELSRVTDDKDMQLEAEQMMEQIIYWVRVDSSGLGRPQLPGDFPVNSMAVPMMLLCLVQQLTEGRGQEVFQKYRELGSWCVQQILQHIQRDGTAILENVSLDKTELPGCQGRLQNPGHALEAGWFLLQYSTEWGDEELQRTAIDKFMELPYQCGWDKEHGGLFYFLDVDGHCPTQLEWSMKLWWPHCEALIAFLMAYSQTKKPELLDRFFQVFEYTFSHFPDAKNGEWFGYLTQEGKLALDFKGGPFKGFFHVPRCLYMCERILDDLLANKD; this is encoded by the exons ATGTCTGTGGTGAGGCTGGAAGAGAGTCGAGAGCGGATTCGCACAGAACTGGATAACACAGTGAACTTCTGGCTCAAATACTCTCATGACACTGTGCATGG aGGCTTCTTCACTTGTATTGGGAGAGATGGGAAGGTTTATGATGAGCTGAAGTATGTCTGGCTGCAGGGTAGACAG GTGTGGATGTATTGCCGCCTGTACCGAACTATGGATCGCTTCCGCAAGCCTGAAATCCTTGAAGCAGCAAAAGCTG GAGGAGCATTCCTCAGGAAGTTCGCTCGTGTGTCCGGCAGCAGTGGTCAGTGGAAATGTGCCTTCTGCTTAACAAGAGATGGTAAAGCAGTCAAAATTCAGAGGACTATATTCAGTGAGTGTTTCTACATCATGGCCATGGATGAACTGAGTAGGGTCACTGATGACAAGGACATGCAg CTGGAGGCAGAACAGATGATGGAGCAAATAATCTACTGGGTTCGAGTAGACTCGTCAGGCCTGGGCAGGCCCCAGCTTCCCGGAGACTTTCCCGTCAACAGCATGGCAGTTCCCATGATGCTGTTGTGTCTGGTACAACAGCTCACTGAAGGCCGAGGTCAGGAGGTGTTTCAGAAGTACAGAGAGCTGGGCAGCTGGTGTGTACAGCAGATTCTACAGCACATCCAG AGAGATGGCACAGCTATTTTAGAGAATGTGTCACTGGACAAAACAGAGCTGCCGGGTTGCCAGGGCCGACTGCAGAACCCAG GCCACGCCCTGGAAGCAGGCTGGTTCCTGCTTCAGTACAGCACAGAGTGGGGGGATGAGGAGCTCCAGAGGACTGCCATTGACAAGTTTATGGAGCTGCCTTATCAGTGCGGCTGGGATAAAGAGCACGGTGGCCTCTTCTACTTTCTAGATGTGGATGGTCACTGCCCAACACAG TTGGAGTGGAGTATGAAGCTGTGGTGGCCTCACTGTGAGGCTCTCATTGCCTTCCTGATGGCTTACAGtcaaacaaagaaaccagagcTGCTGGACAGATTCTTCCAAGTTTTTGAGTACACCTTCAGCCAT TTTCCTGATGCTAAGAATGGTGAATGGTTTGGCTATTTGACACAAGAAGGGAAACTAGCCCTGGATTTTAAAGGAGGCCCCTTTAAAG GGTTCTTCCATGTTCCTCGCTGCCTGTACATGTGTGAGCGTATTCTGGATGATCTGCTGGCCAACAAGGACTGA
- the pex10 gene encoding peroxisome biogenesis factor 10 isoform X2 encodes MPLAPANQSQLIRSNQKDEYYQTFLRNNANEAFQTLAGSKRWLDWRKEIELLSDLVYYGLTTFSGYQTLGEEYVSIVQVDPTKRQIPSRARRSLFVLCHALLPYLLNKAVVCLENELERGQEGQSGVSRRQAAPGPWSLESWLRRWMRRAVGLLSEPQRRACLPAVFVLQQSLTLLHRLHVALFYISGSFYHLSKRMAGISYLRVMGPNSSDGTIRNSYRLLGAVSLLQLLITVCLQLNNFRQRQRARQEWKLHRNLSPQHTESSSPRAARCILCLEERRHSTSTPCGHLFCWECITEWCNTKGDVMTHYATDQRVEIMHQ; translated from the exons ATGCCCCTTGCTCCTGCAAACCAGTCCCAGTTGATTCGGTCCAACCAAAAGGACGAATATTATCAAACGTTTCTGAGAAACAACGCTAACGAAGCTTTCCAAACACTTGCTG GATCCAAAAGATGGCTGGACTGGAGGAAAGAAATAGAGCTGCTGTCAGACCTTGTGTACTATGGTTTAACAACATTCTCAG GTTACCAAACTCTGGGCGAGGAGTACGTCAGCATCGTTCAGGTGGATCCCACCAAACGACAGATCCCTTCCCGGGCCAGACGCAGCCTCTTTGTCCTCTGCCATGCCCTCCTGCCTTACCTTTTGAACAAAGCTGTTGTGTGCCTAGAGAATGAGCTGGAACGTGGGCAGGAGGGCCAGAGTGGTGTCAGTCGGCGGCAGGCGGCGCCCGGACCGTGGAGCTTGGAGTCCTGGCTGAGGAGATGGATGCGGAGGGCAGTGGGGCTGTTGTCAGAGCCCCAGAGGAGAGCATGCCTGCCAGCTGTGTTTGTCCTTCAGCAGAGTCTGACCCTCCTGCACCGACTCCATGTGGCTCTGTTCTACATCAGCGGCTCTTTCTATCACCTGTCCAAGAGGATGGCTGGTATCAGCTAT ctgcgTGTGATGGGCCCGAACAGCAGTGACGGGACCATCAGGAACAGCTACAGGCTGCTGGGGGCCGTGTCCCTGCTCCAGCTGCTCATCACTGTGTGTCTCCAGCTCAACAacttcagacagagacagagagccagGCAGGAGTGGAAGCTCCACAGGAACCTTAG TCCCCAGCACACAGAGAGCTCGAGCCCCAGAGCTGCCCGCTGTATCCTCTgtctggaggagaggagacactccacctccaccccctgTGGACACCTCTTCTGCTGGGAGTGCATCACAGAGTGGTGCAACACCAAG GGTGATGTGATGACACACTATGCCACTGATCAACGGGTGGAGATAATGCATCAGTAA
- the pex10 gene encoding peroxisome biogenesis factor 10 isoform X1, whose amino-acid sequence MPLAPANQSQLIRSNQKDEYYQTFLRNNANEAFQTLAGSKRWLDWRKEIELLSDLVYYGLTTFSGYQTLGEEYVSIVQVDPTKRQIPSRARRSLFVLCHALLPYLLNKAVVCLENELERGQEGQSGVSRRQAAPGPWSLESWLRRWMRRAVGLLSEPQRRACLPAVFVLQQSLTLLHRLHVALFYISGSFYHLSKRMAGISYLRVMGPNSSDGTIRNSYRLLGAVSLLQLLITVCLQLNNFRQRQRARQEWKLHRNLSPQHTESSSPRAARCILCLEERRHSTSTPCGHLFCWECITEWCNTKAECPLCREKFQPHRLVYLRNYS is encoded by the exons ATGCCCCTTGCTCCTGCAAACCAGTCCCAGTTGATTCGGTCCAACCAAAAGGACGAATATTATCAAACGTTTCTGAGAAACAACGCTAACGAAGCTTTCCAAACACTTGCTG GATCCAAAAGATGGCTGGACTGGAGGAAAGAAATAGAGCTGCTGTCAGACCTTGTGTACTATGGTTTAACAACATTCTCAG GTTACCAAACTCTGGGCGAGGAGTACGTCAGCATCGTTCAGGTGGATCCCACCAAACGACAGATCCCTTCCCGGGCCAGACGCAGCCTCTTTGTCCTCTGCCATGCCCTCCTGCCTTACCTTTTGAACAAAGCTGTTGTGTGCCTAGAGAATGAGCTGGAACGTGGGCAGGAGGGCCAGAGTGGTGTCAGTCGGCGGCAGGCGGCGCCCGGACCGTGGAGCTTGGAGTCCTGGCTGAGGAGATGGATGCGGAGGGCAGTGGGGCTGTTGTCAGAGCCCCAGAGGAGAGCATGCCTGCCAGCTGTGTTTGTCCTTCAGCAGAGTCTGACCCTCCTGCACCGACTCCATGTGGCTCTGTTCTACATCAGCGGCTCTTTCTATCACCTGTCCAAGAGGATGGCTGGTATCAGCTAT ctgcgTGTGATGGGCCCGAACAGCAGTGACGGGACCATCAGGAACAGCTACAGGCTGCTGGGGGCCGTGTCCCTGCTCCAGCTGCTCATCACTGTGTGTCTCCAGCTCAACAacttcagacagagacagagagccagGCAGGAGTGGAAGCTCCACAGGAACCTTAG TCCCCAGCACACAGAGAGCTCGAGCCCCAGAGCTGCCCGCTGTATCCTCTgtctggaggagaggagacactccacctccaccccctgTGGACACCTCTTCTGCTGGGAGTGCATCACAGAGTGGTGCAACACCAAG GCAGAGTGCCCTCTGTGTCGGGAGAAGTTCCAGCCTCACAGACTGGTGTACCTGCGGAACTACAGCTAG
- the LOC108900500 gene encoding uncharacterized protein LOC108900500: MAGNSVTNFLCSLFSAGGFIAGCSVLILTAFPIAEITIGAVYMYECPVAPAIPVYVMVCGILALVLMGLFALPKLICPAKQDSIAWTVCILSLVLFVFIWFIYGSYQIYSVYPPNYNKNITDPNRVNNSFYTPDNKLGLTLENQNHSLPNLNQTQVISNNQTLRMLIQTLALSNTHSKTNREHLNAPQGHVMAVVPYCDRTLYLLAFWTTTLVYALAGNALVITICVCCFMKVLVKLVEYVF, translated from the exons ATGGCAGGTAACTCTGTGACAAATTTTTTATGTAGCTTGTTCAGTGCCGGTGGTTTTATTGCAG GATGCAGCGTTCTCATTCTAACAGCTTTCCCAATTGCTGAGATCACTATAG GTGCAGTGTACATGTATGAGTGTCCAGTAGCACCAGCTATCCCAGTATATGTGATGGTGTGTGGGATATTGGCCCTGGTGCTGATGGGCCTGTTTGCTTTGCCAAAGCTCATTTGTCCAGCAAAACAGGACAGCATAGCCTGGACTGTGTGTATCCTTAGCCTGGTCCTGTTTGTCTTCATCTGGTTCATCTATG GTAGTTACCAAATTTATTCTGTATATCCACCGAACTACAACAAGAACATTACCGACCCAAACCGAGTCAACAACAGTTTCTATACCCCTGACAACAAACTCGGCCTCACCTTGGAGAACCAGAACCATAGCCTTCCAAACCTTAACCAAACTCAAGTAATCAGTAATAACCAGACTTTAAGGATGCTGATTCAAACTTTGGCCCTAAGCAACACCCACAGtaagacaaacagagagcacCTGAACGCTCCGCAAGGACATGTCATGGCTGTAGTGCCTTACTGTGACAGAACTTTGTATTTGCTTGCTTTCTGGACCACCACATTAGTTTATGCGCTTGCAGGAAATGCCCTGGTGATCACCATCTGTGTATGTTGTTTCATGAAAGTTTTAGTTAAGCTTGTAGAGTATGTCTTCTGA